A portion of the Juglans microcarpa x Juglans regia isolate MS1-56 chromosome 1D, Jm3101_v1.0, whole genome shotgun sequence genome contains these proteins:
- the LOC121250272 gene encoding LOW QUALITY PROTEIN: guanylyl cyclase 1 (The sequence of the model RefSeq protein was modified relative to this genomic sequence to represent the inferred CDS: deleted 2 bases in 1 codon) — protein MILKSLGITCNFEVLSELCCTTSIWTVDLAYLLLRFPVSFSFFTVTVGANPNYSGETFYKEQLPNDLGRVDMLFQKAREAGININCSSISGEEISVLILSGKYIAIALVDQYKLSQSWPENLSVSSLFASNSGYTGHYVVICGYDTDADEFEIRDPASSRKHERVSSKCLEEARKCFGTDEDLLLISLEKSEKQNSPSVQLHPDVNIHL, from the exons ATGATCCTGAAATCTCTTGGGATCACCTGTAATTTTGAGGTGTTAAGTGAATTGTGCTGCACAACAAG CATTTGGACCGTTGATCTCGCATATCTGCTGCTTAGGTTTCCTGTCAGTTTTTCCTTCTTCACGGTAACTGTTGGGGCCAACCCAAATTATTCTGGCGAAACATTTTACAAG GAGCAGTTACCTAATGATTTGGGGCGAGTTGATATGCTATTTCAAAAGGCACGGGAAGCTGGAATTAATATAAAT TGCAGTTCAATCAGTGGTGAAGAAATCTCTGTCTTGATTTTGTCGGGGAAGTATATTGCAATTGCGTTAGTCGACCAATACAAGTTGAG TCAGTCTTGGCCTGAGAATTTAAGTGTTTCGAGCTTATTTGCCAGCAACTCCGGCTACACTG GTCACTATGTCGTGATTTGCGGCTATGACACTGATGCAGATGAGTTTGAGATTAGAGATCCCGCAAGTTCCAG GAAACATGAGAGGGTCTCTTCAAAGTGCCTAGAAGAAGCACGGAAATGCTTTGGTACTGATGAGGATCTTCTTTTG ATATCTTTGGAGAAGAGT GAGAAGCAAAACAGCCCTTCAGTGCAACTTCATCCAGATGTGAATATTcatttgtga
- the LOC121246028 gene encoding uncharacterized protein LOC121246028: MSESVGNPETWLPLPLKFLTNEDILMDKENFNKSAPSFRFPSDFPYDFESFGSNSSLSSPVESVASSTETESSDEEDFFAGLTRRLAQSSLHEAQKLTVPSLSRNKRECVIAGSPQSTLTGIGSWSGRSAVSSNGSPNGTSRFPSPPTTPFGASNDTWDLIYAAAGQVARLKMSGESPKYNYENRGLLAPPKLTTPTSTAKGCNIGLYSNHGLAHNLPQTTLSQHVRQDQVLKPQRAASIWGRQHQEKAGWSTQQNQQELQSRNCARNTGFQSGRCGRPVSTIPLSAWPSPHSQPQNQPPRHTGPGIRPVILSGSSGKRECAGTGVFLPRRYGSSPDVRKKTCCPAIIVPAKVVQSLNLNFDDISSHSQPRYHFTLEHDFVMTGGNALMTQQRRSIRPEGSVSHEIRLPQDWTY; the protein is encoded by the exons ATGTCCGAGTCTGTCGGTAACCCCGAGACCTGGCTTCCCTTGCCGCTGAAGTTTCTCACTAACGAAGACATACTCATGGACAAGGAGAACTTCAACAAAAGCGCACCGAGTTTCAGGTTTCCCTCCGATTTTCCGTACGATTTCGAATCGTTTGGTTCTAACTCGTCTCTCAGCTCGCCAGTCGAGTCCGTGGCGAGTTCGACAGAGACTGAAAGCAGCGACGAGGAGGACTTTTTTGCCGGGTTGACTCGCCGCCTGGCTCAGTCCTCGTTACACGAAGCTCAGAAGCTCACCGTTCCAAGTCTATCTCGGAACAAACGGGAG TGTGTAATTGCCGGGTCGCCTCAATCGACTCTGACTGGAATCGGGAGCTGGTCCGGTCGCAGTGCTGTTTCGAGCAATGGAAGCCCTAACGGTACCTCTCGGTTCCCATCACCGCCAACGACACCGTTTGGTGCTAGCAACGACACCTGGGATCTCATATATGCAGCTGCTGGGCAGGTTGCGAGGTTGAAAATGAGCGGTGAGTCTCCCAAGTACAACTACGAGAACAGAGGACTTCTGGCACCTCCTAAGCTTACAACTCCGACCTCCACGGCGAAGGGCTGCAACATTGGGTTGTACTCCAACCACGGTCTCGCTCACAATCTTCCACAGACGACTCTG TCTCAGCACGTCAGGCAGGACCAGGTGCTCAAGCCCCAGCGCGCAGCTTCCATCTGGGGAAGACAGCACCAAGAGAAGGCGGGCTGGTCAACTCAGCAGAACCAACAAGAGCTACAGAGTCGGAACTGTGCGAGAAATACTGGGTTCCAGAGTGGAAGATGTGGGCGCCCTGTGAGTACTATTCCCCTATCTGCATGGCCTTCGCCACATTCTCAACCTCAAAATCAACCGCCACGCCACACTGGTCCCGGTATTCGACCTGTTATCCTCAGTGGATCTAGTGGGAAGAGGGAGTGCGCTGGAACTGGGGTTTTCTTACCCCGTAGATATGGCAGTTCTCCGGACGTTCGCAAGAAAACAT GTTGTCCAGCAATTATTGTCCCGGCCAAGGTTGTTCAGTCCCTTAACTTAAACTTTGATGACATTAGTAGTCACTCTCAGCCACGCTACCATTTCACCCTTGAACACG ATTTCGTGATGACCGGGGGAAATGCCCTCATGACGCAGCAAAGGCGGAGTATACGGCCGGAGGGGTCGGTTAGTCATGAAATACGCCTGCCTCAAGATTGGACGTACTGA